TGCGCAATCCGATCATGCTGGCCATTGTGTTCACCATGTTCTTCAACGGAGGCATTATTCCGACCTACCTGCTGATTAACAATACTCTGCATCTTGGCGATAATCTGCTGGCGCTGATTGTGCCGGGGCTGGTCAGCAGTTATAATCTGATCATTATGCGTACAGCCTTTCAGGGAATCTCCGAGAGTCTGCTGGAATCGGCGAGAATTGACGGGGCGGGGGAGCTGCGCATCCTGTGGCGGATTGTCGTCCCTTTATCGATGCCGGTCATTGCGGTCATGATTCTGTTCTACGGGGTGGGCCACTGGAACTCCTGGTTCAGCGCCATCCTGTACATCCGCGACCGTGATCTGTATCCGCTTCAGCTGGTGCTGCGGGAGATTCTGATCCAGAACAGCACGGATTCGATGACCACCTCGGCCGCCATGGGCGACAAGGAAGCGATCGGAGAAAGTGTGAAGTACGCAACGGTGATGGTGGC
This region of Paenibacillus sp. FSL K6-1096 genomic DNA includes:
- a CDS encoding carbohydrate ABC transporter permease, with protein sequence MTIKRTIGEKLFDSLNVLLMILLIIITLYPLWHVLNASLSDSNRLMAHSGLLLLPDGFNLDSYKLVLSNPSILSGYRNTLVIVVLGTALNLLFTILGAYTLSRKSFMLRNPIMLAIVFTMFFNGGIIPTYLLINNTLHLGDNLLALIVPGLVSSYNLIIMRTAFQGISESLLESARIDGAGELRILWRIVVPLSMPVIAVMILFYGVGHWNSWFSAILYIRDRDLYPLQLVLREILIQNSTDSMTTSAAMGDKEAIGESVKYATVMVATLPILFIYPFLQKYFVKGVMIGAIKE